Proteins from a genomic interval of Oceanispirochaeta crateris:
- a CDS encoding ROK family transcriptional regulator produces the protein MKIQKKHSNLHKILDIIIRKGEISRIDLAEITGLTRAAVGHLVDELMSQNLIMEAGIGEARGGRPPTLLQPVPQGCYFIGAAVFDFSWSLVMMDLSGTIIDECTYPISRMTPEKTVSQLIKAIKELKDKHRDKRILPRIGVGTPGLVDSEKGIIVSAFDVRWMNFPIADMIKKESGMSIRVVNRSKVSALASYYLHNPENYGNIISIVIGTGVASGLILDHKLYMGSSFGAGELGHTSVIPNGPACLCGNRGCLQALIGENAILERGQNLARINSVSAPEKIDDILNQSREGELYHQVITEVAEYLSIAIGNIINLLNPDLIVLSGPVVSGCPQLLELVSQKKNYRSMLPNQDAVKVISSDWGIQTAAVGSAYLVRENTREILSQP, from the coding sequence ATGAAAATTCAAAAGAAACACAGCAATCTTCATAAAATACTGGACATCATTATCCGGAAAGGGGAAATTTCCAGAATTGACCTGGCTGAAATCACAGGACTCACAAGAGCAGCCGTAGGCCACCTTGTGGATGAGCTTATGAGTCAAAACTTAATCATGGAAGCAGGAATCGGAGAAGCCCGGGGAGGGCGCCCCCCGACACTCCTTCAACCCGTACCACAGGGTTGCTACTTCATTGGGGCCGCAGTTTTTGACTTTTCCTGGTCTCTTGTCATGATGGATCTTTCCGGAACTATCATAGATGAATGCACCTACCCTATTTCCCGGATGACCCCCGAAAAGACAGTCTCCCAACTCATCAAGGCCATAAAGGAATTAAAGGACAAACACAGGGATAAAAGGATACTACCCAGGATAGGAGTAGGGACTCCTGGACTTGTGGACAGTGAAAAAGGCATCATTGTCAGTGCTTTTGATGTGAGATGGATGAATTTTCCCATAGCAGATATGATCAAAAAAGAATCGGGCATGTCTATCCGGGTAGTCAATAGAAGCAAGGTGAGTGCCTTGGCCTCCTATTATCTTCATAACCCTGAAAACTACGGAAATATCATATCCATAGTGATTGGAACAGGTGTAGCCTCCGGACTCATTTTAGATCATAAATTGTATATGGGGTCCTCATTTGGTGCCGGAGAACTGGGTCATACATCGGTCATTCCCAACGGTCCTGCCTGTCTCTGTGGAAACAGAGGATGCCTACAAGCTTTGATAGGAGAAAATGCTATTTTGGAAAGGGGACAGAATCTGGCTCGCATCAACTCCGTCTCGGCTCCCGAGAAAATTGATGATATTCTGAATCAGTCCCGGGAGGGAGAACTCTACCATCAGGTTATAACGGAAGTCGCAGAATACCTGTCCATAGCCATAGGAAATATAATCAATCTTTTGAATCCCGATCTAATTGTTCTTAGCGGTCCTGTCGTATCGGGCTGCCCCCAACTCCTGGAACTCGTATCCCAAAAGAAAAATTACCGTTCGATGCTTCCCAACCAGGATGCTGTAAAGGTCATTTCAAGCGATTGGGGCATTCAAACCGCCGCTGTAGGAAGCGCTTATCTGGTTAGAGAAAACACAAGAGAAATACTATCTCAGCCATAA
- a CDS encoding mandelate racemase/muconate lactonizing enzyme family protein, with translation MHLTVSRIEVQYLPVVFSNPLSFGSQKVESLDKLRIRMVLKDRLTGHVESGWGEVPLNYPWFWPQCSLKDPMPLMRDLVSQLTTLWTSIGRIVHPLVSGYDVQTQGLHPLYQQMKDGWGDFPFLAVQVLNSAFDIALYDGFAKHASLPVYDLFHQSLIPVALDSFFSSNKTVGSLMKDQDLDRMIRKNPSPHLGVWHMVGILDPLDPDGENSSLADWIIQGGVTRLKIKLSSQLAEDLDRVKRIYKISHPLGVEKYSFDYNGSQEDLKWIQPFLSDLKNSLPGLYERLCYIEQPICAGLTGNKEDVSRITEMKDLLVDEGAGNWEELYEYYQSGWSGVALKICKSQTSSLLMFALSRVLKKRVTVMDLTNPSLAHIAHAQLAAHMSDDSEIESNAIQYCPTASVAEAQVHPGLFSRSQGGIDISSLSGFGYGYRMDEIQYS, from the coding sequence TTGCATCTGACTGTCAGCCGAATAGAAGTTCAATATCTCCCTGTAGTCTTTTCAAATCCCCTTTCATTCGGGTCCCAGAAGGTTGAGTCTCTTGATAAGTTGCGGATCAGGATGGTTCTAAAAGACCGACTAACCGGGCATGTTGAGAGCGGCTGGGGTGAAGTCCCCCTGAACTATCCCTGGTTTTGGCCGCAGTGCTCTTTGAAGGACCCCATGCCCCTCATGAGAGATTTAGTTAGTCAACTCACGACCTTGTGGACCTCTATCGGGCGGATCGTCCACCCTCTTGTTTCCGGATATGATGTTCAGACTCAGGGACTCCATCCTTTGTACCAGCAAATGAAGGATGGTTGGGGAGATTTTCCATTTTTAGCCGTACAAGTCCTAAACTCGGCCTTTGACATTGCTCTTTATGATGGTTTTGCGAAACATGCCTCTCTTCCTGTTTATGATCTTTTTCATCAGAGCCTCATTCCCGTAGCTCTGGATTCTTTTTTCAGCAGCAATAAGACCGTTGGCTCACTCATGAAAGATCAGGATCTGGATCGTATGATTAGAAAGAATCCTTCCCCTCATTTGGGAGTCTGGCACATGGTGGGAATTCTCGACCCGTTGGATCCGGATGGAGAAAACAGTTCTCTTGCAGATTGGATTATCCAGGGAGGGGTGACCCGTCTTAAGATTAAACTCAGTTCTCAGCTTGCCGAGGACCTGGACAGGGTAAAACGGATTTATAAAATCAGTCATCCTTTGGGCGTTGAGAAGTATTCATTTGATTATAATGGATCTCAAGAGGATCTAAAATGGATTCAACCTTTTTTGAGTGACTTGAAAAATTCACTTCCAGGACTGTATGAAAGGTTGTGTTATATCGAACAGCCCATCTGTGCCGGATTAACAGGAAATAAAGAGGATGTGTCCCGTATCACGGAGATGAAAGACTTACTTGTTGATGAAGGAGCCGGAAACTGGGAAGAGTTATATGAGTACTATCAGTCGGGCTGGTCCGGTGTGGCCTTAAAGATCTGTAAGTCTCAAACGTCTTCTCTCCTTATGTTTGCCTTGTCCAGGGTTCTCAAAAAAAGAGTCACTGTCATGGATTTGACAAATCCGTCTCTTGCTCATATCGCCCATGCCCAGCTAGCCGCTCATATGAGTGATGATTCAGAGATTGAGAGTAATGCCATTCAGTATTGTCCGACTGCATCTGTTGCCGAGGCACAGGTCCATCCCGGATTATTTTCTAGGAGTCAGGGAGGGATTGATATATCCTCTTTATCCGGATTCGGTTATGGATACCGGATGGATGAAATTCAGTATTCTTAA
- a CDS encoding Bug family tripartite tricarboxylate transporter substrate binding protein: protein MKKTVVFLLLALMIFPLYAEGQKEASAYEWQPAKPVNLIVPWGAGGSTDRSARTTAAVVEAVLGQKIVVVNQPGASGSVGTQGVLDADKDGMKWVAGAVKDLGVYKVQGMIDTTLDDWNLYLNVAMPNVVAVSIDSPYNDFGDLLADMKANPGQVRVATAGVNSAGHTAIELIKKYTGVEYKHVTYDGGNPAVIATVGGEADVVPQLSVEEVDMLKAGKLKALCVMTDKGLVLDGMSEEIPPITNWIKDFKAAPTYFGIFIPKGVPSIVTDTMDKIWEDVVMESPELKDWAAKNAVVFDPCYGEEALEKSFPMVQISAWLKYDSGDAVIDPSTIGIPRP from the coding sequence ATGAAAAAAACTGTAGTTTTCTTGCTATTGGCGCTTATGATTTTTCCTCTGTATGCGGAAGGTCAGAAAGAAGCTAGCGCTTATGAATGGCAGCCTGCAAAACCAGTAAACCTTATTGTTCCATGGGGTGCCGGTGGGTCTACCGACCGTTCTGCCAGAACAACGGCTGCTGTAGTAGAAGCAGTTCTTGGACAGAAAATTGTTGTTGTGAATCAGCCCGGAGCTTCCGGTTCTGTTGGAACTCAAGGTGTTTTGGATGCCGATAAAGACGGAATGAAATGGGTGGCAGGAGCCGTAAAGGACCTGGGTGTCTATAAAGTTCAGGGTATGATTGATACAACTCTCGACGATTGGAATCTTTACTTGAATGTTGCCATGCCAAATGTTGTCGCTGTCAGCATAGATTCTCCCTACAATGATTTCGGTGATCTTCTGGCTGATATGAAAGCCAATCCCGGACAAGTCCGCGTGGCTACTGCCGGAGTCAACTCCGCAGGACACACAGCTATTGAACTGATCAAGAAATACACTGGTGTTGAGTATAAGCACGTAACCTATGATGGTGGAAACCCTGCCGTTATAGCCACTGTTGGTGGAGAAGCAGACGTGGTTCCCCAGCTTTCTGTTGAAGAAGTGGATATGCTGAAAGCCGGAAAACTGAAAGCTCTTTGTGTTATGACCGATAAGGGGCTGGTTCTGGATGGTATGAGCGAAGAAATTCCCCCCATTACCAACTGGATTAAGGATTTTAAAGCAGCTCCTACATACTTTGGTATCTTTATTCCCAAAGGTGTTCCCTCAATTGTAACCGACACAATGGACAAAATCTGGGAAGACGTTGTTATGGAATCTCCCGAGCTCAAAGACTGGGCAGCTAAGAATGCAGTTGTATTTGATCCCTGCTATGGTGAAGAAGCTCTTGAAAAGTCTTTCCCCATGGTTCAAATCAGTGCATGGTTGAAATATGATTCCGGTGATGCTGTCATTGACCCATCTACCATTGGAATTCCCCGTCCATAA
- a CDS encoding tripartite tricarboxylate transporter TctB family protein, giving the protein MNEKQMRKADFISSIVLIIFGITVTWMAIKMPRLEEKGINPYTAPGVVPGILGVVILLLSLIMFVRTIRHSDFLPKIEKGNVKNLIKDEGTIRLMVSLALCLVYALVLVGNIPYVLATFLFVFGFILCFDMKFDKIEKSRKKIIIVAFIEAIISSAVISAAFQYLFLVDLP; this is encoded by the coding sequence ATGAATGAAAAACAAATGCGCAAAGCAGATTTTATCAGTTCCATTGTTCTGATTATCTTTGGAATAACCGTTACCTGGATGGCGATCAAAATGCCCCGTTTGGAAGAAAAAGGGATCAACCCCTATACGGCTCCTGGAGTCGTTCCAGGGATTCTGGGAGTTGTTATTCTCCTGCTTTCTCTGATCATGTTTGTCAGAACCATCAGGCACTCTGACTTTCTTCCTAAGATTGAAAAAGGGAATGTAAAAAACCTCATTAAAGATGAAGGGACCATCCGGCTCATGGTGTCACTGGCTCTTTGTCTGGTTTATGCTTTGGTGCTGGTCGGTAATATCCCCTATGTTCTGGCAACCTTCCTCTTTGTTTTCGGATTCATTCTCTGCTTTGATATGAAGTTTGATAAAATTGAGAAGAGTCGTAAGAAAATCATCATCGTAGCATTTATAGAAGCCATCATCAGCTCTGCTGTTATCAGTGCGGCTTTTCAATATTTATTTCTCGTAGATTTACCCTAA
- a CDS encoding tripartite tricarboxylate transporter permease encodes MFDGIFMFLDSLGGFLSFKVVLIVLGSTQLGIIVGMLPGLTATMGVALMTTLTYKMPADTAVLILMCMYIGAIYGGSRSAILLNIPGTPANAATSVDGHPLALQGKAGEAIGIATTGSFLGSVIGMFMLAFFTPILGNFALDFQSYEFFWLAIFGIIISGNLTAPKDPLKGWISGFLGLFVAMVGMEGIHAHIRYAFGNVNLSGGIDLLPAMVGAFGMAEILTLMKSHRSEVINTPIKNVIPHPRQIVKYWKTIIRSGFIGTFVGAIPGVGEDIAAWVSYDFAKRGSKESELFGKGSVEGLIASETGNNAAAAGAVIPVLSLAIPGSAPAAVLLAAMFIHGIRPGPLIMIESPEFVYKVVAMVFMATCAMMILGLSMVKSLVKVLQVPRTKLIPVIFTLCVIGSYALASRTFDVKVMIAFGILGYLMREMDYPVAPMILGIILGSILDKNLRRAFVLSDGSLLPFVSRPICLVLIFFIVFAIVGRTLWFHRLKMYVAQLIFRKKRG; translated from the coding sequence ATGTTTGACGGAATATTTATGTTTCTGGACAGCCTTGGGGGATTCCTTTCTTTCAAGGTTGTATTAATCGTTTTAGGGAGCACTCAGCTGGGTATCATTGTCGGTATGCTCCCCGGATTGACGGCAACCATGGGTGTTGCCCTCATGACAACATTGACATATAAAATGCCCGCCGATACGGCCGTATTAATTCTAATGTGTATGTATATCGGTGCCATTTATGGGGGGAGCCGTTCGGCTATCCTTTTGAATATACCCGGTACTCCGGCCAATGCCGCAACCTCGGTTGACGGGCACCCCCTGGCCCTACAAGGCAAGGCGGGAGAAGCCATTGGTATTGCAACAACAGGCAGCTTTCTTGGTTCTGTCATCGGGATGTTTATGCTTGCCTTTTTTACACCCATTCTGGGGAATTTCGCATTGGATTTTCAGTCCTATGAATTTTTCTGGCTGGCTATTTTCGGCATCATTATCTCGGGGAACCTCACGGCACCCAAGGATCCTCTTAAGGGTTGGATTTCCGGATTTTTAGGCCTGTTCGTTGCTATGGTAGGGATGGAGGGTATCCATGCCCATATCCGCTACGCCTTTGGCAATGTGAATCTTTCTGGAGGTATCGACCTTCTTCCCGCCATGGTGGGAGCCTTCGGTATGGCTGAGATTCTCACCCTCATGAAGAGTCATCGTTCAGAAGTCATTAACACTCCGATTAAGAATGTCATTCCCCATCCACGGCAGATTGTCAAATACTGGAAGACCATCATCCGTTCAGGTTTTATCGGAACCTTTGTCGGCGCAATTCCAGGTGTTGGAGAAGACATTGCCGCCTGGGTCAGTTATGACTTTGCCAAGAGAGGCAGCAAGGAGAGTGAACTCTTTGGAAAGGGAAGTGTGGAAGGACTTATTGCCTCTGAAACCGGAAACAATGCCGCCGCAGCCGGGGCTGTCATTCCTGTTCTTTCCCTGGCCATTCCGGGGTCAGCACCGGCCGCTGTTTTGCTAGCCGCCATGTTCATTCATGGAATCCGTCCGGGGCCGCTCATCATGATTGAATCTCCAGAGTTCGTTTATAAGGTTGTGGCCATGGTCTTTATGGCCACCTGTGCCATGATGATTCTGGGGCTTTCCATGGTGAAGTCTCTGGTGAAGGTTCTTCAGGTTCCTCGTACAAAGCTTATACCCGTTATCTTTACCCTCTGTGTGATCGGGTCTTATGCTCTGGCCAGCAGGACTTTTGATGTAAAGGTTATGATTGCTTTTGGTATTTTGGGATATCTCATGCGGGAGATGGATTATCCCGTGGCCCCCATGATTCTGGGTATCATTTTGGGTAGCATTCTGGATAAGAACCTCAGACGGGCTTTTGTCCTTTCCGACGGTTCTCTTCTCCCCTTTGTGTCCCGCCCTATTTGTCTGGTTCTGATCTTTTTTATAGTCTTTGCCATTGTGGGCAGGACCCTCTGGTTCCACCGGCTCAAGATGTATGTAGCACAGTTGATTTTCAGGAAGAAGAGAGGCTGA
- a CDS encoding Gfo/Idh/MocA family protein, which translates to MEKKKIRAGLLGSGFSASFHYDALCRVYGANVEVCGVYSPNVDRCREFALKRNIPVRTSVDELLDCCDVVHLCTPPASHEDLAVKALNRDKHVIIEKPFTGYFGRGVSDFSGDSFDRKVGMDEALGSIKRILQAEKESSGTIFYAENWVYAPAVQKEREVIEKTKGQILRILGEESHSGSHSPYYGDWTFSGGGSIMGKSVHPLTAALYLKSVEGRVRNSEIRPVSVTARTHSLTRNKNYQDDGFLRTGYKDIEDYGALHITFSDGTVGDIFASEVVMGGVYNHMEVYASNHRTVININPNTALQTYNPQKEQFDDLYVVEKIGTKEGWAFTSPDEDWFTGYQNEMESFYSNALSGTAPESDSRLAADTISTVYAAYLSASQKGVEVSIPLL; encoded by the coding sequence ATGGAAAAGAAAAAAATCAGAGCAGGACTTCTAGGAAGCGGGTTTTCGGCGAGTTTTCACTATGATGCCTTGTGCCGTGTCTATGGGGCTAATGTTGAGGTTTGCGGTGTCTATTCTCCAAATGTAGACCGCTGCCGGGAGTTCGCACTCAAAAGAAACATTCCGGTTCGCACCAGTGTGGATGAGCTGCTGGATTGCTGTGATGTTGTCCACCTCTGTACCCCGCCGGCAAGTCATGAAGATCTTGCCGTGAAAGCATTGAACAGGGATAAGCATGTCATTATAGAAAAGCCTTTTACCGGATATTTTGGGAGGGGAGTGTCTGATTTTTCGGGAGACTCCTTTGACCGGAAGGTCGGAATGGATGAGGCTCTAGGCAGTATCAAGAGAATCCTTCAGGCTGAAAAAGAGAGTTCCGGGACAATCTTCTACGCCGAAAACTGGGTTTATGCTCCGGCCGTACAGAAAGAGCGGGAAGTCATAGAGAAAACGAAAGGACAAATCCTCAGAATTCTGGGGGAAGAGAGCCACAGCGGATCTCACTCTCCCTATTATGGAGACTGGACGTTTTCAGGCGGGGGCTCAATTATGGGCAAGTCTGTTCATCCTTTAACGGCGGCACTGTATCTAAAATCGGTGGAGGGACGTGTTAGAAACTCCGAGATTCGGCCTGTTTCTGTGACGGCAAGGACTCATAGTCTGACTCGGAATAAGAACTATCAGGATGACGGTTTTTTGCGCACAGGATATAAAGATATCGAAGATTACGGTGCACTGCACATCACGTTCAGTGATGGAACCGTCGGAGATATTTTTGCATCCGAAGTTGTGATGGGCGGTGTATACAATCATATGGAAGTTTATGCCTCCAATCACAGAACCGTGATCAATATCAATCCGAATACGGCTCTGCAAACCTATAATCCGCAAAAGGAACAGTTTGATGATCTCTATGTGGTTGAAAAAATAGGGACCAAGGAGGGCTGGGCCTTCACATCTCCCGATGAGGACTGGTTTACTGGTTATCAGAATGAGATGGAGAGCTTTTATTCAAATGCTCTATCTGGAACGGCCCCCGAGTCGGACAGCAGGCTGGCGGCCGATACAATCTCTACAGTCTATGCGGCGTATCTTTCCGCCTCTCAAAAAGGCGTTGAAGTTTCAATTCCACTTCTGTAA
- a CDS encoding lysophospholipid acyltransferase family protein: protein MQNVFRNQRLFDPVIKGLCRQIPRNFGIKVQVEGNLNLDPSRGYVFFSNHVNIFDPILLYGYIPLFLRGIEREEHFSLPLWGTIVRQIGNIPISQRDTKSALNSLKIAGKIIKDGTSIIIFPEGHRTRDGKLQTFKRGPFHLARNAHTDMVPVVLKGLWEVKTIHSLFVKPGSIKIIFAEPIPAQSIQDTSDRDLRVKTRGLIQEILDQNSDA from the coding sequence TTGCAGAATGTTTTTCGAAATCAGAGACTCTTTGATCCTGTAATCAAGGGGTTGTGTCGCCAGATTCCCAGAAACTTCGGAATCAAGGTCCAAGTAGAAGGGAATCTGAATCTTGATCCCTCCAGGGGATATGTGTTCTTTTCAAACCATGTGAACATCTTCGACCCTATACTCCTTTATGGATACATTCCTTTATTCCTCAGAGGCATTGAACGTGAAGAGCATTTTTCATTGCCTCTCTGGGGTACGATTGTCAGGCAAATCGGCAACATACCCATCAGCCAGAGGGACACCAAATCGGCCCTGAATAGCCTGAAAATAGCGGGCAAAATCATCAAAGACGGGACATCCATCATCATTTTTCCTGAAGGGCACAGGACGCGGGATGGAAAACTGCAGACCTTTAAACGGGGTCCTTTTCATCTGGCCAGGAATGCCCACACAGACATGGTACCAGTGGTTTTGAAGGGCCTTTGGGAGGTTAAAACAATTCACTCCCTGTTTGTAAAGCCGGGTTCCATCAAAATTATCTTTGCCGAACCGATCCCCGCTCAAAGTATTCAGGACACAAGTGATAGAGATCTCAGAGTCAAAACCAGAGGATTGATCCAGGAAATTCTGGATCAGAACTCTGATGCTTAG
- a CDS encoding diacylglycerol/lipid kinase family protein, with amino-acid sequence MNLTMIVNPNAGKKQGMIQAQYAAEVLQNQGIGVVILESRKAGETRTLAENLDLHDVDGVLAVGGDGTLFEVINGLLMNHDSVPVPLGQIPVGTGNSFIKDLGVESVDDALQMITSGNTKGIDLGYFSCSDGAYYFINLLGTGFVSNVAYRAKKYKMWGSLSYVLAVLEELLFLRFTPIELEIDGKLMNRNALFTEICNSRYTGGDMMMAPDAEIDDGLLDIILMNKTTRSRLLKLFPSIFKGTHISNKAIETYRGKKIILRSDRPLLLTPDGETFGTTPIEVTMHPSKLRMYC; translated from the coding sequence ATGAACCTTACAATGATTGTGAACCCCAATGCGGGTAAAAAACAGGGAATGATTCAGGCACAATATGCTGCAGAAGTACTGCAGAACCAGGGCATAGGAGTGGTCATTCTTGAATCCCGCAAGGCCGGAGAAACACGGACTCTGGCAGAGAATCTGGACCTTCATGATGTCGATGGTGTTCTGGCAGTAGGTGGAGACGGGACTCTCTTTGAGGTCATCAACGGCTTACTGATGAATCATGACTCAGTACCGGTTCCTCTGGGACAGATTCCTGTGGGAACTGGAAACTCCTTTATCAAAGATTTGGGAGTTGAATCAGTAGACGATGCCCTTCAAATGATCACATCTGGCAATACGAAAGGAATAGATTTGGGATACTTTAGCTGCAGTGACGGGGCATACTACTTCATAAACCTCCTGGGCACAGGCTTTGTATCCAATGTGGCCTACAGGGCAAAAAAGTATAAGATGTGGGGTTCACTCAGCTACGTACTGGCCGTTCTGGAAGAACTTTTATTTCTGAGGTTCACCCCCATAGAACTTGAAATTGACGGTAAGCTCATGAACCGCAATGCATTATTTACAGAAATCTGCAACTCCCGCTACACCGGCGGAGACATGATGATGGCACCCGATGCCGAGATTGACGATGGACTTCTGGATATCATCCTGATGAACAAGACAACAAGGAGTCGTTTACTCAAACTTTTCCCATCCATTTTCAAGGGAACACACATCAGCAACAAAGCCATAGAAACCTACAGAGGGAAGAAGATTATTTTAAGATCGGACCGCCCTCTTCTGCTGACACCCGATGGGGAAACCTTTGGAACCACCCCCATCGAAGTGACCATGCATCCCTCGAAGTTACGGATGTATTGTTAG